In the genome of Geotrypetes seraphini chromosome 16, aGeoSer1.1, whole genome shotgun sequence, one region contains:
- the LOC117350423 gene encoding olfactory receptor 1509-like has protein sequence MAAGNETSVMQFILLGLSSTTEIQVFFFVLFLVVYLSTIAGNLLIVVTVYVDPHLHTPMYFFLSNLSFLDLCLSTVIVPNSLVNFLSQSKTISFNHCIAQLFFLHFFGGSEFFHLTLMAYDRYVAICNPLRYTTIMNRSACLRLVILTWIGGFIHSFTQALVIIQLTFCGPNEINHFFCDVHPVAMLACSNISINEILLMANSGAMSVCCFLVLSISYVYIIFTILNIHSTEGRWKAFSTCASHLMVVTLIFGPCVFIYMRSSVTFPADKMVSMFYTLVTPLLNPIIYTLRNEKVKKAMKKLGQRKLSFEVMYLN, from the coding sequence ATGGCAGCTGGGAACGAAACCAGTGTTATGCAATTCATCCTCCTGGGCCTTTCCAGTACTACAGAGATACAAGTATTTTTCTTTGTGTTGTTCCTAGTGGTGTATCTGTCCACCATAGCTGGGAATCTTCTCATTGTGGTAACTGTATATGTGGACCCTCACCTGCACACTCCCATGTACTTCTTCCTCAGCAACCTGTCTTTCTTGGATTTGTGTCTGTCAACAGTCATTGTGCCCAACTCCCTCgttaattttctttctcaaagcAAGACCATCTCGTTCAACCATTGCATTGCTCAATTGTTTTTCTTGCATTTCTTTGGGGGTTCCGAATTCTTTCACCTGACCCTGATGGCTTATGACCGTTATGTTGCCATCTGCAATCCTTTGCGTTATACCACAATAATGAACAGAAGTGCATGTCTGCGACTGGTGATCTTGACATGGATAGGGGGTTTCATTCATTCCTTCACACAAGCTCTTGTGATAATTCAGCTAACCTTCTGTGGTCCCAATGAAATAAATCATTTCTTCTGCGATGTTCATCCAgtagccatgttggcttgttctaATATCTCGATTAATGAAATCTTGCTTATGGCCAACAGTGGAGCAATGTCTGTATGTTGTTTCTTGGTGTTATCTATATCTTATGTATACATCATCTTCACTATTTTAAACATACACTCAACAGAGGGAAGGTGGAAAGCTTTCTCTACCTGTGCCTCCCATCTAATGGTGGTCACTTTAATTTTTGGCCCCTGTGTTTTCATCTACATGAGATCTTCGGTGACATTTCCTGCTGATAAAATGGTTTCTATGTTTTATACCCTTGTCACTCCACTGTTAAACCCCATAATTTATACTCTTAGAAATGAGAAGGTGAAAAAAGCTATGAAGAAGCTGGGACAAAGGAAATTGTCTTTTGAAGTTATGTATCTGAACTGA